In Siniperca chuatsi isolate FFG_IHB_CAS linkage group LG16, ASM2008510v1, whole genome shotgun sequence, the following proteins share a genomic window:
- the rbm25b gene encoding RNA-binding protein 25b translates to MSFPPHLNRALLPPPGMPPQYAGFPSGTPMIPVHVGIMTPTSAVMVPSVTVVSKPAVPRKEIAALRAKDNDLNSGPTTTVFVGNISEKASDMLIRQLLAKCGIVLSWKRVQGASGKLQAFGFCEYKEPESTLRALRLLHDLQIGDKNLLVKVDAKTKAQLDEWKAKKKTANGNKMAEDVGDDEEEVLDEETKKKDQIIKGAIDGLMREYAAELNAPSQDEDSQRRKRKKEKKEEDDINAIDMEEDKRDLISREISKFRDTHKKLEEEKDKREKERLEFERERREREKERERERERRDREREKERERERERERERERERDRDKDRDRRTRERERDRDWERDRSRDRSTEGSPSREMSRDRDREKKRDQEDEEEAYERRKLERKLRDKEAAYQERLKNWELRERKKARDYAKESEREDERRREMVKEGKRLKEFLEDYDDERDDPKYYRGSALQKRLRDREKEMEADERDRKREKEELEEIRQRLLDEGHPNPDAELRRMEEEEEERLRQPPIIQEPEPEEKRERHRGSRDHRDHRQDQDRAEARSRPAHSDDEVEEGEEDDYDNDDDNPDAKPCLKPTMRPITAAPSVSSASGNVSPNTPGDESPCGIIIPHENSPPEALPQEEHRPKIGLSLKLGATGSPSQPNTGKRKKLPVDSVFDKFDDEEADEQPRKRKLVPLDYDDDKSLGVDGAGLSSIKGANTEEKRKHIKSLIEKIPTAKPELFSYPLDWSMVDTTLMERRVRPWINKKIIEYIGEEEATLVDFVCSKVMAHSMPQSILDDVAMVLDEEAEVFIVKMWRLLIYETEAKKIGLVK, encoded by the exons ATGTCCTTCCCCCCTCATTTAAACCGGGCGCTGTTGCCCCCTCCTGGGATGCCCCCTCAGTATGCTGGCTTCCCCTCAG GAACTCCAATGATCCCAGTTCACGTGGGCATCATGACCCCCACCTCTGCAGTAATGGTTCCTTCTGTGACAGTGGTCAGTAAGCCTGCAGTCCCTAGGAAGGAAATTGCTGCATTGCGAGCCAAAGACAACGATCTGAACAGCGGCCCCACCACCACAGTGTTTGTGGGGAACATATCAGAGAAAGCTTCAGACATGCTGATCAGACAGCTGCTCGCG AAATGCGGAATTGTTCTGAGTTGGAAGAGAGTCCAAGGAGCCTCTGGCAAACTTCAAG CCTTTGGGTTTTGTGAGTACAAGGAGCCAGAGTCCACATTGCGAGCACTGCGGTTGCTTCATGACCTGCAGATTGGAGACAAAAATCTGTTGGTGAAGGTGGATGCCAAGACTAAAGCTCAGCTCGATGAGTGGAAGGCCAAAAAGAAGACTGCAAATGGG AATAAGATGGCTGAAGATGTAGgagatgatgaggaagaggtTCTAGACGAggagacaaagaagaaagatCAGATTATCAAAGGTGCTATCGATGGATTGATGCGGGAATATGCTGCCGAACTCAACGCGCCGTCACAGGATGAGGACTCCCAGCGacgaaagagaaaaaaggagaaaaaagaagag gACGACATTAATGCTATTGATATGGAGGAGGACAAGAGAGACCTGATTTCCAGAGAGATTAGTAAATTTCGTGACACCCACAAG AAACtagaagaagagaaggacaAACGGGAGAAGGAGCGGCTGGAGTTTGAGCGGGAACGGAGGGAGCGGGAAAAAGAGCGAGAGCGGGAAAGAGAGCGGCGGGACCGCGAGAGGGAAAAGGAACGAGAGAGGGAacgggagagggaaagagagcgagaacgggagagagacagagacaaagaccgGGACCGCAGGACCAGAGAAAGGGAGCGAGACAGAGACTGGGAGAGGGACAGAAGCCGCGACAGGAGCACTGAAGGCAGCCCATCCAG ggAGATGAGTCGAGACCGAGATAGAGAAAAGAAACGAGAccaagaggatgaagaggaggcgTATGAACGCAGGAAGCTGGAGAGGAAACTCAGAGACAAGGAAGCAGCCTATCAGGAG CGTCTAAAAAACTGGGAGCtcagggagaggaagaaggcaCGGGATTACGCCAAGGAGTCCGAGAGGGAAGATGAGCGTCGACGAGAAATG GTGAAAGAGGGCAAACGGCTGAAAGAGTTTCTTGAAGACTATGATGATGAAAGAGATGACCCCAAATACTACAG GGGCAGTGCGCTGCAGAAGCGTCTCAGAGACCgagagaaggagatggaggCGGACGAGcgtgacaggaagagagagaaggaggagctggaggagatcAGACAGAGGCTGTTAGACGAGGGACATCCAAACCCAGACGCAGAGCTACGCAGG atggaggaggaagaggaggagcgtCTCAGACAACCTCCCATCATCCAAGAGCCGGAGCCCGAGGAGAAACGGGAACGCCACAGGGGTTCAAGAGACCACCGGGACCACCGACAGGACCAGGACAGGGCAGAGGCCCGCTCACGGCCCGCCCACTCAGAcgatgaggtggaggagggtgAGGAAGATGATTATGATAATGATGACGATAACCCTGACGCAAAACCTTGCTTGAAGCCCACGATGCGGCCCATCACCGCAGCACCCTCAGTGTCGTCGGCCAGTGGCAACGTGTCCCCCAACACACCCGGGGACGAGTCGCCCTGCGGCATCATCATCCCCCATGAAAACTCTCCCCCTGAGGCCCTGCCGCAGGAGGAACACCGGCCAAAGATCGGCCTCAGTCTCAAACTGG GTGCCACAGGAAGCCCCAGTCAACCCAACACAGGTAAGAGGAAGAAACTACCTGTGGACAGCGTCTTTGACAAGTTTGATGACGAAGAGGCTGACGAACAGCCTCGCAAGAGGAAGCTGGTGCCCCTGGATTACGATGATGACAAGAGTCTCGGGGTGGACGGGGCCGGGCTCTCCAGCATAAAGGGGGCCAACACCGAGGAGAAACGTAAACACATCAAGAGTCTGATAGAAAAGATTCCCACGGCAAAGCCTGAGCTGTTCTCCTACCCGCTGGACTGGTCTATGGTTGACACG ACGTTAATGGAACGACGTGTTCGGCCCTGGATCAATAAAAAGATTATTGAGTACATCGGAGAGGAAGAGGCAACGTTAGTGGACTTCGTCTGCTCCAAG GTGATGGCTCACAGTATGCCACAGAGTATCTTGGATGATGTTGCTATG GTTCTTGATGAAGAAGCTGAAGTGTTCATAGTGAAGATGTGGAGGTTACTCATTTATGAAACTGAAGCTAAGAAGATTGGACTGGTGAAATAA